Below is a window of Cottoperca gobio chromosome 12, fCotGob3.1, whole genome shotgun sequence DNA.
TTCATTTAGTACATCATTGGAAGTTTTAACAAAAAAGACAATTGCACAACCTACTGGACATGTTATGAAATGCATTTTAACTATACTGTCAGCACAATGCACAGCAATtatcatactgtacatacttgGGGAAATAAACTTCCTAATGGCAGTCCCAATTTGAGAGaacaaattaattacatttactatAAGTTATAACTGCCTATAAAATGCAGCCAAtgcatgcattttaaatgttgacttgtTTAAATGTGGTAAGGTGCATGCTAATTTATTAGCAGCCAAAAGTAGCTAATTAACCATCTGAagcaagaaaatacaaatgcaaattcTTAActgttatgttttaataaaaactaatgGAATGGTTTGAAAGTAGATTAATTTAGATAGCCTACATAATAATACACCTTTCGATTTGCAGACATATTTCACTTTCTGCCGCCATCGTTGAACTAATTTAGGCTAGGGGTTAGTTAAAAATCATTTAGGCCTAGCCTACTGTGCAGCCAGAGGAATATGTAATTTTGGTTCCagataaattatttatattggTAAACTTCTAAACAGCTACAATTGCTTGTCAACTGTTCTGTTGGGCTTTTTATACGTCAACTTATATTTAAGTGGAGGTAAAAAAGTTAATTAGCTAGAGTTAGCCCTGTGACTGTATTTATCGATGCAAAAAGGTGTGGCGCTGCTGACACTCATAGCCTATCTTTCTACTTACCAGAAGTTTTTAGGTCAGACGGGAACTGAAGAcacttttttaaagtgtttactGTTAAATGCTTATTTACTAACCAATGCTTGGAATCCACATTAATGTTTTATGCATGATAAAACTAGTAACGTTTTGGTAGCTTTTTGCAGCGGTGGAATGGAAAGTGAAATGCGCATGCGCATCAGACAACCATGGCAACTACGTTTGAAATTTGAATCAATCCAACCAACGTTGCCAACGTAACATTTGCGTACTGTTTTAAACGTAGAGTTGTGCTATGGTTGGaagttgtatttaaaatatcttAACACAGTATCATGTACCAATAATAACCGCTGTATGGACGTGAGAAAGTGGTGCCAAAGGACACCAAATTTAGTTAAATGACACGGATAATGAGTCTCTCCTCCTTATACCCGGAAGAACAGGTTCGTGGGGAGGAAGTTCTTCACGCTCTTTGAGTTAGCAAGTAACGTTAGCAAGTAACGTTAGCATCCTGAAGGCGCTTAATGCGTTCTCCAACTTTGTGACATTGTAGCTAAATTAAGCTACATAACATAGATCATATTTACAACTGTGTTTTATAAACTACCCGTCACTAATCGTTTACAAGAAGaactataaaaacacatttgagttGCTGCTTCTATTGTAATGTTAGCTAGATGTCACGTAGCTAAGCTTCTGTGGATACCATTAGCTTATAGAGACTTATAACGATTATAACCATTTGTaaaaatcaacagggattttGACCAAGGCTAGTAGTGTATGCTCTATTTGTTATCTCACCAGATCAACACTGAACATGTAGCAGATTGATCCCTGTCAGCAGAAgtatgaaaaaacaacaaggtACATTATTATGTCTTTGACAGCCATGGAGTTTCTCCCAGTACTTGATCCTCTGGATAGACCCAAAGAAGGGATATGGTAAATGAATTCAGATTATATAATTGCATTTTTAATGTAAGGAGCTAACTATTTACCTTGCTgaaattgttttgttgttaacAGGTATTCTTTGATACCAAGGGGCGGTGCTCCAGGTGTTAGTGTGGGTCACACCTGTACGTTTATTCCATCTGGAGatggaggaaaaggaagagTCTTTATTATTGGGGGTGCCAACCCCAGTGGCAGTTTCTCACATTCGCATATCATAAATCTAGGTAAACAATGTCAGCAAATAACCTGTCCAGGGATATGACATATGCATAACTGCATTTTATAAGCTATTCACTAAAGATTTACaagaagaaatatatttatagatcTAGTTTGCATTGCTTTCACCAATGattatgaaattaagatgagcTATATCAGGGGGGTCAAGCTTTGTGTACAGTGTCTCTTGTCAGAGCACCCTATTGGTAAAACACATTCATCATTTGTTATATACTTGGCATGATCATTATTGTGTTCccttcatattcatattcataaagctttctttgtatttttgtcttttctgaCTCCACCAGATACTCATGAATGGGACATCCCAGAGTGGGAGGGTTTGGAGTCACGGTACGAACACTGCAGCTTTGTGCCAGAGAGCTTCCCTCAGAGCCTGTGGGTGTTTGGAGGGGCACAGCAGAGCGGCAATCGCAATTGTATCCAGAATATACAGCTAACAGGTAAATCTTGAATTTAAATTCACCTAGTAATCTGTCATCTTCATTAGTAGCATAGCACTCTCACTACATTGCAGTTTAACACAGGTTGACACAAAGAAAGAGGTACTGATCTATTGTATGAAATCATAAGCTGTACTGTTTGAATGTAGACTCTCTTCATCATACATGTTAGATGTAGATGTAATCTATTGAGGTAACATTGCCCCTTGGTTTTTCACTGTGTTATAACCAATGTTGTTGCTGTGACAGACAGATTGATTGTATAGTATGTGACCATAGATTTCAGTAAACTGAGTATGTTCCACTCTTTACATGCGTGTCCAGAGAGTGAGTCTCGCTGGAAGAATGTAGTGGTGAATGGCAAACCCCCTGGTCCCAGAACATACCACACCAACTCAGCCTGCCTAGGGGATCGGCTATACGTCTGTTCTGGTGGGGAAGCAGGAGCTGCACCTGTCTCAGACTCCAAACTTCATGTCTTTGATACAGGTTTGTCTTTAATTATCCACCTGCTTAATATctctaaaacacattaaatcttTCTACAAGGTATCTTGTATTACAACCCACACTAAGACATTTTGCCCCACTGCCCTTTAGGCTAAATTACTTTTTCAGTGAATGATCCTGGATATACAATACAGTCAAAATGACCTTGTTGTGCTAGATTTAATAGGTCACTAAATGTGACTTTAAGAGATAGTGTAACACATCTGAATGTGCTTTTCTTTAGAGTTACAGAAGGAGATAGATGGCAAACGGCACACATGTTAAGTGGCATTTAAAGGTGCTACACCCCTGTGCTTTCTGTCACACTGAAAGCATCCAGTCTGTAATTGTGATTTATATTTGGGGGAAAGATTAGAGCTATTTTTGGTTGCATTGATACCAATGTAAAACAGTTATGGACAAGATAAATCATTACAGGCTTGTTCacagtatatatttttaacttgTCATATCAGAGAAAGCACAGGTATAATTAATAACCATAATTAATAATGGCTGCAGTTCATGTAGGTGTGCCAGTTCCAGGGCCCAGTTTTGTGGCTAGCTCACTGTTGACAGggacaaatattaaatatcagaGAGCCATcattagtgttattagtaacacctgtgtgACTATCTTACTCTGCCTAAAATATGTGATAGTTTTCATCTTTCGGTGTTCCCAGTGTCTTCCACCTGGTCCCAACCAGAAACCCAAGGCAGAAACCTGCCAGTCAGACATGGACATATTGTCGCAGCAGTGGGTTCAAAGATCTACATTCATGGAGGCATGGCTGGAGATAAATTCCACAATGACATGTACTCTCTTGACACAAGTAAGTCTGGACTCtcctgaataataataataataataataataataagtctaTTTCCCAGCTGCATTTATCTCAGATAACCCTACAGGATGAAAATGTAGAGCCTTAGAAATTGGGaagcttgttttgtttaaaaaaataaaaagacaatgcATGTACTGTTTAAAGGGAGCATGACGTGGGAGAAAGTGCAGGCTAAAGGAGACATCCCACCAGGAGTAGCAGCCCACTCAGCTTTGGTGCTGGGCAAGAACATCTACATTTTTGGAGGGATGACTGCAGATGGCGCCGGCAACTCCATGTACAGATTCAATAGTGgtacatcattttgttttctgaagtctttaaaatATGTGACTGAATATTTCTATGTCATACTGTACACAACACTGTATGTCTACATATATGAATGCTATGGGACAGTTTAGTTCAATAAAAATCAAAGCATACTTAAATGTTATACCTACTGTTTGCAGACAGAAGTAGATGGGTCCTCATGAAGTTTGAAGGAGATATGCCACCCAACCGCCTGGACCACTCCATGTGTTTACTACCCTGGAAGGTGTGTGGTGAGGGGAGTGGAGATGTGGAACAAGCCAACAGCCCAGCAGCCTCAGAGACAATAACTCTGGCCTTTGTATTTGGAGGAATGGACACCCAGGGTGTCATTCATAATGACTGTGTTGTGACTGTGGTGACATGAAATTGTAATAAAATTTGTACTACTTAGTaattgcatgttttatttttaagtgctCATACTGATCATTTACAGTGAGCAGCTTTTATGGATCAAAAAGCTTGGGACAATCATTCctatacatatttaaatcatttgcTTATAGTCAATCAGGTAGTCTGCTTAGTGTTACTTTTAGATATTTTATGAATGACTACATTTGGggggaaagaaatacaaatattaggCATTGACAGCTTATATTTTCAGTTCAGGTAAAAATGTTGAAAGCGCAATACCGTTTTAGGCTATAGCCCAATTATAATGTTAACTACATTATcctcatacattttaaatttaactACAGTAATTTGAAAAGCACTGAAGTCAATCAAATTCAGTTAATAGCAAAGCTGTGCGTTTTAATACTTTACATTAATTATGTAAGAAATACACAATCtgcatgagaaataaataaaatcatccACATTTAATGTGATCGCTACAAGAGCTTGTATAGGAAACCCTAAAACTGGTAAGGAgtcaataattatttttagctAGAGTAATTGAAGCATAATCTGGGTGCTAATAAGTGTGAAATGTTTCATGTAAGCCATTGTATGACACAATAGTGATAAAAacatgctaaatgttttactttgaaactgAAATTGAAAGCAACCAAGAGACAAATCAAGTAGCATTTTGtatcaaacatttatttcaatgtcTTTCCAGAAGTACAATGACCAGATTCAATAAATAACTTTTAGTGTTGCCTGTGAACATAACGAGCTCTTGATCTCACAGACACCCCACTCATTGGACCCACAGACCCCTGCCCTCCCCAATCCCCCCCACCCACAACAGAACCCCATCAGGACTGCCtaagaacagcagcagcaagccTCATATCGGGGCTGATGAATATCTCCGCCTTCCAGCGAAGAGAACACCTTTCActgaaacttattttaaagtCTTTCAGAAGAGTCGGTATGGTTGCTCGTCATCGCCACCCCTTCCCAACCATTCCTCTCACTATTTGAGTCCCATCAGTccaatatatacacatctaGATGCAACTACCAGAGAGGCAAGGGGCGACGGAAGAATTGACTTCAAACCTGCCTACAACTCATCCTTCTCCTCTTGTTCACCCTCAGCACCCTCTGCGCCCTCAGGTGGGGGTGCGCCCGCACTACCATAAAGCTTGCTGATAATGGGTTGAAccacctcctccagctccttcttTTTGGCCTGGAAGTCTTCCAACTCCGCTTCCTGGTGTGACTCCATCCACTCAATTTTCTCCTCCACTGCCTTCTCAATGGTTTCCTTGTCCTCATCCGACAGCTTGCCGCCAAGCTTCTCCTTGTCCCCGATCTGGTTCTTCAGAGAGTAGGCGTAGCTCTCCAACTCGTTGCGGGAGTCGATCCTCTCCTTCAGCTTCTTGTCCTCGTCAGCGAAGCGCTCAGCGTCGCTCACCATGCGCTCGATATCCTCAGGTGTCAGACGGTTCTGGTCgtttgtgattgtgatcttGTTCTTGTTGCCTGTGCCTTTGTCCTCAGCGGTGACGCGAAGAATACCGTTGACATCAATCTCAAAGGTGACTTCAATCTGTGGTACACCACGAGGGGCAGGAGGGATGCCAGTCAGGTCGAATGTGCCCAGCAGATGGTTGTCTTTTGTCAGAGGACGCTCACCTATAGAGAGAATCAATAATTAAGCTGGTGCAATATTAAAGACTTCTGTCTGCATATAAGGAGAATGTTAATGGTGGTTGCTCAATTATGCACGTCAAACTCTTACCTTCGTAAACTTTAATGGTGACGGTAGGCTGGTTATCAGAGGCTGTAGAGAAGATCTGGGATTTCTTTGTTGGCACCACAGTGTTCCTGGGGATCAGCTTGGTCATTACTCCTCCAACAGTCTCAATACCAAGGGTCAGGGGACACACATCCAGAAGAACCAGATCACCTGCAATAGAGGGAAATATTTAGTAAACAAGATAAAGTTTGCAAGCTTGGCTCGGTCGAATAGCTACTACAGTGTATGATGAAGATGACGTACCGGTGTCCTCCTCTCCAGAAAGCACTCCAGCCTGCACAGCAGCTCCGTATGCCACAGCCTCATCAGGGTTGATGCCTCTAGAGGGCTCTTTGCCATTGAAGAGCTCCTTCACCAGCTGCTGGATTTTGGGGATACGTGTGGAGCCTCCAACCAGGACAATCTCATCAATGTCGGACTTCTTCAGGTCAGAGTCTTCCAGCACCTTCTGGACGGGCTTCATGGTGGAACGGAACAGATCCTGACAAAGTAAAAGACCAGGTTAAAAAGGCTGGTTAAACATAATGTTTAGTGGTGCTATAGTAATCGTTTTACACAACTGAACTGTAACTTACCATGTTGAGCTCTTCAAACTTGGCACGGGTCAAGGTCTCAGAGAAGTCTTCTCCCTCAAAGAAGGACTCGATCTCAATGCGAGCCTGGTGCTGTGCAGATAGCGCCCTCTTTGCCTTCTCAACTTCACGACGCAGCTTCTGCACGGCGCGGTTGTCTTTGCGCACATCTTTACCAGTCTTCTTCTTGTACAGCTTGATGAAGTGCTCCATGACACGCTGGTCGAAGTCTTCACCTCCCAGATGAGTGTCACCATTGGTGGCCACCACTTCAAACACACCATTGTCAATGGTCAGAAGGGAAACATCGAAGGTGCCACCACCCAGATCGAACACCAGAATGTTCTTCTCGCCATCTCTCTTGTCCAGACCATAAGCGATGGCAGCAGCCGTTCTAAAGAATAAACATAAGAGAATATATCATAAATaaaaggaagggagggaaataTTTTAACACTTTCAAAAAAAGGACAACGGATGAATAAATTGTTTTCATTAGACACTTACGGCTCATTGATTATTCTCATAACATTCAGACCAGCGATGGTTCCAGCATCCTTGGTGGCCTGGCGCTGGGCATCATTGAAGTAGGCAGGGACAGTGACCACAGCATGTGTGACCTGAGGAAAAGATtattacataaaacattagattaaATTGTACAATGCAAAATGTACAAGTGGTATATCCTTTGAtgtactttaattatttttttaccttcTTGCCCAGATATGCCTCAGCAGTCTCCTTCATCTTAGTCAGCACCATGGCAGAGATCTCCTCCGGAGCAAAGGTCTTCATCGTGCCACCACCAATGTCAACCTGAATATAAGGCTTGGTCTTCTTCTCAGTAACCTGAAGAGAAACATGCAGCAATATTAATATACTAAATATGTCGCTCAATCATTACCCGAAGACCTTTAGACCATACAATTAGAAATTACGGTACAAGCCCACTGTACGCAAACGGACTGGTGACAAAATTCACTCCCATTCATTGTGTATGGGAAGCAACTGATTTGCTGCACAAATGCTGGGCTACCCGAGATGTGGACCAAGTTGGCTGTGCAACAAAAGAGCATGAGAATAAaaacttaaaattaaaaaaaggaaatgttgaaGCGATACAACtatgtacatttttttttaataaaaaatagaatCAGCAAATGTCTTAGTTACAATATTGTTAAACTTAAGAGCAGCAGTTATGTTATCTGCATTTGGGATTGTAGGATGGACAAACACTGCAATTGACCTACGTGGGTAGGGCGAACACAGGTTAATGCAAATTGTTATTGCGTATAGTGGGGCTGCACCGTTATACTTCCCACTGTCCAGAGTAAAAACATACCTTGAAGGGAAAGTACTTGAGGTCAGATtgcacagaggagtctccccaAGTGCGGCCAATCAATCGCTTTGCATCAAAGACGGTGTTCTCAGGGTTAGAGGTCAGCTGGTTCTTGGCAGCATCACCAATCAGACGCTCACCCTCGCTAGTGAAGGCCACATATGATGGGGTGATACGGTTACCCTGGTCATTGGCGATGATCTCCACACGGCCATTCTTGAACACTCCAACACTAcaggaaaacattttataaataattattcaaaaaggaaaaacattttggatGGCATTTAATTTCCAATGTTGCATCATAATGTTTTcttctaaaaaacaaaatcaatctAGGTTTTTTTTCTTACCAGGAGTAGGTGGTCCCCAGATCGATTCCAACTACAGTCCCCACACTCTCTCGCTTGTCGTCGTCATCGGCAAACACGGTGCCGGCCACCAGCATTACAACCCACATCAGGTTCATCTTTGCTTGTTTGAACTCAGATCTACAAAAGAAAtctgggaaaaagaaaaagcgttTTTAAAAAAACGTGGCTTTGCGTTCATGACGTGGGCTTTCTGCTACCAACGTCTACGTTGCCAACTTACCAGCTAATGGTAGAGCTAGATGTCATTTAGCGTTACTAAAATTCATAGATCATAGATGGGAAGAGTTGCTTTTACCAATAAAACCTGTCCAACTTATAAAGCGTTGAAAGAATATAGATAAACTGGGTGGAGCATCACCGCCTCTTCAGACTGTTAACACTACcgattagattttttttcatCCGCCGGTAGCTAGCTTAACCACGTTAGCGTGCCTAGCATACATGCGAGGAAAAATACATTGCCATAATAAGCACCTAAAAGTACGTTATTTTTGCATggtatattacattacagtgacTGCCcatcttattttaaaaaagcTATAGTAACCATACATCACTATCGTCAAACGTTAGCTTAGCTGTCATAAAAATGAAGTCCAACGTtgtaaaaatcacaaaatattaCGTTGTAGCATTATCATATTCACAGCAATGCTTATACATaccttatatacagtatttccaATGAATGAACGGCCTTGACGTTGCCCGGTTCTAGCCTCTAACAGCAAAGTGTATCTCTCTTTTTCAGTCTTTTCTGTATTCCTGCTTCTGTATAATGATGTTGAATGAACAGTGCTCTCTCCATATATAAGCCGTCACTTCTTCCCCATCGTGGAGGCACGCAATTGGCTGAGCAGCTGCTCGTTGGAACGCGCTGATTGGTTTCGTCCAGCACGCTGTCGGCCGCTGATTTGCACACGTCGGGTCGAAGAAACGTCATGACTTCTGCCCACTGTGCGGATGCTCATTGGCTGTCTGTCAAGCGCATTCATGAGCACAGTTGGAGCAATGACATGCCACTCTAAAGACTGAGGAAGGGtgctttttcacattttgtacatttgaaattagtgctgtttttttatataatggacctacatttatttgactgaCATTCATTctcatgttgctgttgtttcaAAGTGTGACAGCTGTTGGTTACTGTGTTGGTTATGATGACTCACTACAATTAGTAAAACATATGTAATCCCTATGCAATATCCATGTAAATAGCCTAAGAGCAAACATTGTTACATCAGATAAACTGGATTTTCAGGACGTTTCATCAGTGAATGTACACACTTACACTCACAAGTTTTAACTTCTACTTTCTCAGTGATCACATGTTGATCACAGATTTACTTAATTATTTGGTACACTGAAGGTTAAGCAGGTTAGAGCTCatatcaaaaaaatatattttatacaatcttctATGTCAAAAGTCTAAATAGGTCAAGGTTAGGTAAATGGTTGCCAAAGCCACACTTCAGTCTATTTGAACCCTTTCAAATATATAGACTTACCAAAGCCAAAGTATAAATAGGATATTTAAGAAAGTACTGTAACTGTagcatcaaatgtatttgtcattATAATGTTTACCTAttttcaacaaacacacagccctTGTTTCCAAAGCAAATCAGCTTGATTCAAGGTTTTTTGTAGAATCAAGGATTATTTTATTGATAGTATTTCAGTAATCGGCTTTATTCTGTCTtgaatgaaaatacaaacactaCACATTCCTGAAATAAGTAGTGTTTTGTTATGGAAAATTCTTgaaattaaaagggaaaaaaatgaaaatctgTGGAACAATTAGTTTATTCTGTATTATTCAGTAACATCAACATAGTTTCTCACTTAAACAAGACCAAATAAGGCAGACACAGCATTAGTATGAAGAAGAATATGACTCTTGAAACAGGTGAAGTGATTTTGGCCCTCAGAATGTTTTTGTAATCATTTCTCAAGGGGGCTCTCCCTGTAGAGTTATTGACAGGCTACAAATGTAAGTTAGAAGTTGTCCTGCTTAGAACAGAGCTGATTGTGAGGCACTTGAAGTGCTCTCCAAGTTATTGACTTGGTTACATTTCAGGAGGATAAAACAAAGTCATGGCttctaatttattttcataattacaTTCTTTAATGactgaaattattttttatttttgtattcaatTGAGGTTCTTACTTGTTTTGACCTGActtgttttctatatttattatattaatgaaatagaaacaattattattatacatttagacTAAACATTGAATGTCTTTAGCCAAGTCCAGAGAGAGCAATGGTTCACAGGCGATCTGGAAATTATGCACTCAACCTGACTCACAAATATATCTTGTTATGCATCTTTACTTTTTGTACAGGTCACAGGCTTTTAAATACTGAATGCTAATCAAGCTATAACTATTTTTTGATATATTTCCATGtacaaaaagaaagatgttGCATATaaattctcctctctcttgaAACTCTTTGACAAAATGCTGTGGTTCTCTTAGAATATTTATTAGATACCTAATTAACAACTAATAACCGTGTGAATGTGTGGAGcgaatgcatttcattttatttcaatacttgCAAGTTTATTCTTGTTTCTCATACAAATGGTAAATGGTATTGTTTTACGATGATTATTACCGCACTTCACAGTAAACTGGTCCTAAATTTAAATCTGGGACATTTTTCCttgagtttgcttgcttttCCCAGTGCAACATGGATTTCAGCCAGGTGTTCTGCAGAGGTCACTCTCCAATGACATGTTATTAACATTGCATGTAGGTAAGGTTGATAAAAGCCTAAAATCACCATTTGTATGAATGCCAAAATGTTTATCCGTGCATCTCTGAGATGGACTGTCAAGACATAAGGCTCATATACTACAACAggcaaaattaaaatacaatgaataCATTTCTGATAAACAAAAGTGAGATAGATTTCCttgttcttaattaaatgtttaagtacatttactcaagttttgtacttaagtaaagttttGAGATAGGCCTAcgtgtactttacttgagtatttccattttatgctactacttactacttttactccactacatttttgaaggaaatattgtacatttttattccactaaatgtatctgacagctttaggtactttacagatttagattattaatacaacatttaaatccactaataaattatgatgtaGGCTAGTAATATAgattaagctacccagcagtatatatagtaattaaaatgaacaccacctttaccagctgtaacattaaagtgatgaacacatatacagttaaatatttataatccAGAATATTGTGAAAAGGGCCATTCTGCCTTAAAGAGTACTTGTAGTacattttaatgctaatacttttgtaattttatttatgtacaatttatttttgcattgttacttttactcaagtaaaatatctgattacttcttccaccattgTTGATAGTATTAAAGACAGATCAACACAATAAATTAACAggatttgtaaataaataaataataaataaatacataataagcttgtttccccccccccccttccatgTCCCTTCCGGTGCTCCGTAGATCTGTGTCCAACTCCAACTGCATGAAGCAGATTTTCTTTTACACAGCCAGGGCCCCGCGACCCCTACCGGCAGCCGGCAGTTACACCAATAGACTCCAAACTGGTGACGTGGTTCGGTCCGTTGACCAGAGCAGCAGTATGGCCGACCAGAGCAGGCAAATAAAACTCGCTGCAGCTAAGAAAAAGGTAAAGTATTTGACAACTGACCCGGCTAAATAATATGGGAGGCGCTGGCcctgtctctcttctgcggGTTTGCGTTGCCGGTGTTTTCTTTCGTTTTGTTATACATCTTTTTATGGAGTAGGGGTGTTGTCATTACACGTCGTCCGACCTCTGCGCTGTTGCCCGTCCCGCCTCTCGACTCCTCTCGAGGCTCCAATGCGCAGGAAAGATCGGTGATTCTTCTAGGCCTGTATTGATAGCATTAACTTTCCCAGATTATGCAGACTATTTTTAGTTATTTAATGCGTTTATAACATTCTACGCCGTTCAGTTTGTCAGTGATTAACCTAACTTACTCTATTTGCCCAACGATTTCATGTGTCTTTCTAGCTGTGCTTATGTGGTTTTTTTAGCAAACCTTAACGTGTTAGCTTACTAAGGCATGTTAACGTTAGCAAGCTGGCTAACTAATGAATAGTTGGCTATGTGATAGTGTAAAGAATGCTACCGGTCAGCTCTCTGTCTTGTCTGCAAGATGGCtcaattatttaattatcatCAACAAACTACAATTTTAAAACAAACGTTGAGCTAGCGATGTAGCACAGTTAGCAGAATAGAATGACGGGGACTGTTTTGACAGCTGACACCCCTCGTCCCTGTCCCGCTGTGTGCTTCTGCTGCTAGGTGTGTTAGGCTAGTCAAAAAGATGGCCTTATCAGCTGTGAAATGTTAGCTTCAGGAAATGACTCGTCAGCAGTA
It encodes the following:
- the rabepk gene encoding rab9 effector protein with kelch motifs isoform X2 encodes the protein MEFLPVLDPLDRPKEGIWYSLIPRGGAPGVSVGHTCTFIPSGDGGKGRVFIIGGANPSGSFSHSHIINLDTHEWDIPEWEGLESRYEHCSFVPESFPQSLWVFGGAQQSGNRNCIQNIQLTESESRWKNVVVNGKPPGPRTYHTNSACLGDRLYVCSGGEAGAAPVSDSKLHVFDTVSSTWSQPETQGRNLPVRHGHIVAAVGSKIYIHGGMAGDKFHNDMYSLDTRSMTWEKVQAKGDIPPGVAAHSALVLGKNIYIFGGMTADGAGNSMYRFNSDRSRWVLMKFEGDMPPNRLDHSMCLLPWKVCGEGSGDVEQANSPAASETITLAFVFGGMDTQGVIHNDCVVTVVT
- the rabepk gene encoding rab9 effector protein with kelch motifs isoform X1 — encoded protein: MSLTAMEFLPVLDPLDRPKEGIWYSLIPRGGAPGVSVGHTCTFIPSGDGGKGRVFIIGGANPSGSFSHSHIINLDTHEWDIPEWEGLESRYEHCSFVPESFPQSLWVFGGAQQSGNRNCIQNIQLTESESRWKNVVVNGKPPGPRTYHTNSACLGDRLYVCSGGEAGAAPVSDSKLHVFDTVSSTWSQPETQGRNLPVRHGHIVAAVGSKIYIHGGMAGDKFHNDMYSLDTRSMTWEKVQAKGDIPPGVAAHSALVLGKNIYIFGGMTADGAGNSMYRFNSDRSRWVLMKFEGDMPPNRLDHSMCLLPWKVCGEGSGDVEQANSPAASETITLAFVFGGMDTQGVIHNDCVVTVVT
- the hspa5 gene encoding endoplasmic reticulum chaperone BiP, yielding MNLMWVVMLVAGTVFADDDDKRESVGTVVGIDLGTTYSCVGVFKNGRVEIIANDQGNRITPSYVAFTSEGERLIGDAAKNQLTSNPENTVFDAKRLIGRTWGDSSVQSDLKYFPFKVTEKKTKPYIQVDIGGGTMKTFAPEEISAMVLTKMKETAEAYLGKKVTHAVVTVPAYFNDAQRQATKDAGTIAGLNVMRIINEPTAAAIAYGLDKRDGEKNILVFDLGGGTFDVSLLTIDNGVFEVVATNGDTHLGGEDFDQRVMEHFIKLYKKKTGKDVRKDNRAVQKLRREVEKAKRALSAQHQARIEIESFFEGEDFSETLTRAKFEELNMDLFRSTMKPVQKVLEDSDLKKSDIDEIVLVGGSTRIPKIQQLVKELFNGKEPSRGINPDEAVAYGAAVQAGVLSGEEDTGDLVLLDVCPLTLGIETVGGVMTKLIPRNTVVPTKKSQIFSTASDNQPTVTIKVYEGERPLTKDNHLLGTFDLTGIPPAPRGVPQIEVTFEIDVNGILRVTAEDKGTGNKNKITITNDQNRLTPEDIERMVSDAERFADEDKKLKERIDSRNELESYAYSLKNQIGDKEKLGGKLSDEDKETIEKAVEEKIEWMESHQEAELEDFQAKKKELEEVVQPIISKLYGSAGAPPPEGAEGAEGEQEEKDEL